In one Lysobacter alkalisoli genomic region, the following are encoded:
- a CDS encoding pesticin C-terminus-like muramidase, with translation MMKDLQSIGVSRPVSGSRQGTIHSSKGWNNWITGLALVVLFVLSPPSAWAEPCPDPGMCFFNQNAKDAWANDLDCDFGDDGEGPAGDDCTETWRLDDAFLEQSEGALILEGYIPMQGGEVLGQSGVTISTGVDLGQQSASGTRNIINNYINEHGNNENVDVDAFMAKLNPYFGLKKGAAVAALEETPLTVTQAEAELLAEAFKHHFLNQIAAQFNARNELGMTFQRLPTEAQTVIMDFAYQYGLSDTQGSVRQTFWGHVYRGEWMQLAEWLNSNPDPYTSRRRREGNLLQDAIDNHRIPNVGDPCPGG, from the coding sequence ATGATGAAGGATCTGCAATCCATCGGAGTTTCGCGGCCAGTGTCCGGTAGCAGACAGGGCACGATCCATTCTTCGAAAGGTTGGAACAATTGGATCACGGGGCTCGCCCTGGTGGTGCTGTTTGTCTTGAGTCCACCGTCGGCCTGGGCTGAACCGTGTCCGGACCCTGGCATGTGCTTCTTCAATCAGAATGCCAAGGATGCCTGGGCCAACGACCTGGACTGCGACTTCGGGGATGATGGCGAAGGGCCTGCAGGCGATGACTGTACGGAAACATGGCGGCTGGACGATGCCTTCCTTGAACAGAGCGAAGGAGCACTCATACTCGAAGGTTACATTCCGATGCAGGGGGGCGAGGTGCTCGGTCAGAGCGGTGTCACCATCAGCACCGGCGTCGACCTGGGCCAGCAGAGCGCAAGCGGCACCCGCAACATCATCAACAACTACATCAATGAGCATGGGAACAATGAAAATGTCGATGTCGATGCATTCATGGCCAAGCTCAATCCATATTTCGGTCTGAAGAAGGGAGCCGCTGTAGCTGCACTGGAGGAGACGCCGTTGACGGTGACCCAGGCCGAGGCCGAGCTGCTGGCGGAAGCCTTCAAGCACCATTTCCTCAACCAGATTGCCGCACAGTTCAATGCCCGCAACGAGCTGGGCATGACCTTCCAGCGGTTGCCGACGGAGGCACAGACGGTAATCATGGATTTCGCCTACCAGTATGGCCTGTCCGATACTCAGGGCAGCGTCAGGCAGACCTTCTGGGGGCATGTGTACCGGGGCGAATGGATGCAGCTTGCCGAGTGGCTGAACAGCAACCCTGATCCGTATACCAGTCGTCGTCGCCGAGAAGGCAATCTGTTGCAGGATGCCATCGACAACCATCGCATTCCCAACGTCGGCGACCCCTGTCCGGGCGGCTGA
- a CDS encoding TadE/TadG family type IV pilus assembly protein, whose amino-acid sequence MENRTAIQRSVGTGNRQAGQSLPEFLIVVPVFLFLVLLVFQIVLVYRAKTTLDYAALEAARAGAVNNAKMDAMQDGLIRGLMPLYTTSSDVPGLAKAYAAAVLDVKGVGAYGGNAKIEIISPTKQAWNEFKEKQYDGREALPNDNLAFRSSEVGSSGVNVQDANILKIRVHYDFPLIVPFVDRVLRGDSQYVRSNGFFDSAKVDMKDPLLGGPDPMHGEWVLGRHFRIPLRSTAIVRMQTPIYDANLLADAGGASPPGGGTPPGGGGGTPPGGGGGDDGGGTPPGGGTPPGGGDPPGGGGPEEPDPEDPPVCT is encoded by the coding sequence ATGGAGAACAGAACCGCCATTCAACGCAGTGTTGGAACAGGGAACAGGCAGGCCGGTCAATCGCTGCCGGAATTCTTGATTGTGGTGCCTGTGTTCCTGTTCCTGGTGCTGCTGGTCTTCCAGATAGTGCTGGTTTATCGCGCCAAGACCACCTTGGATTATGCCGCTCTTGAAGCCGCTCGTGCTGGGGCTGTCAATAACGCGAAGATGGATGCGATGCAGGACGGCTTGATCCGGGGCCTCATGCCGCTATACACGACGTCGAGCGACGTTCCGGGGTTGGCCAAAGCGTATGCCGCGGCTGTGCTCGACGTGAAAGGGGTTGGAGCGTACGGCGGCAATGCCAAGATTGAGATTATCAGCCCGACCAAACAGGCCTGGAATGAGTTCAAGGAGAAACAATACGACGGGCGAGAAGCATTGCCGAACGACAACCTGGCATTTCGTAGCAGTGAAGTCGGGAGCAGTGGCGTCAATGTCCAGGATGCAAACATCCTCAAGATACGGGTGCATTACGACTTCCCATTGATCGTGCCCTTCGTCGACCGGGTGCTGCGCGGTGACTCGCAGTACGTGAGGAGCAACGGCTTTTTCGATTCGGCCAAGGTCGACATGAAGGATCCGTTGCTGGGCGGTCCGGATCCGATGCACGGAGAGTGGGTGCTGGGCAGGCATTTCCGGATTCCCCTGCGGTCCACTGCCATCGTGCGCATGCAAACACCGATCTACGACGCCAACCTGCTTGCCGATGCAGGAGGCGCCTCGCCACCAGGAGGCGGCACCCCGCCAGGCGGCGGGGGAGGCACTCCGCCGGGAGGCGGTGGTGGCGACGACGGTGGTGGCACGCCACCCGGAGGAGGCACTCCACCGGGAGGTGGTGATCCGCCCGGCGGTGGCGGCCCTGAAGAACCGGATCCCGAGGATCCGCCGGTATGCACATGA
- a CDS encoding tetratricopeptide repeat protein: protein MKVKTGLPCLLVAFVIASGCATSGQKEVGPELNGLVEVERRASDAYANGRNEEAAQLYRSMVEQMPGEAEYWYRLANSLVRTGRQDDAAIAYQQTLRIDPDNAKAWHNLGIVRLRQAQASFATGVQNSSSGDRVFDESLRLSTAVFSLISPESKQGRREESATDGNARSINAGQEPGGMPEAQPGG from the coding sequence ATGAAAGTGAAGACCGGCCTTCCATGCTTGCTGGTGGCCTTCGTCATTGCCAGCGGCTGTGCGACGTCGGGGCAGAAGGAGGTGGGGCCGGAGCTGAACGGGCTCGTGGAGGTCGAGCGTCGCGCCAGTGATGCCTATGCCAACGGCCGCAACGAGGAGGCCGCGCAGTTGTACCGCAGCATGGTCGAGCAGATGCCAGGCGAAGCCGAGTACTGGTATCGGCTGGCCAACTCCCTGGTCAGGACCGGTCGTCAGGATGATGCCGCCATTGCCTATCAACAGACACTGCGGATTGATCCTGACAACGCCAAGGCGTGGCATAACCTTGGGATCGTGAGATTGCGCCAGGCCCAGGCGTCATTTGCAACGGGTGTACAGAACTCGTCCTCTGGAGATCGGGTCTTCGACGAGAGCCTGAGGCTTTCGACAGCCGTGTTCTCACTGATCTCACCCGAAAGCAAGCAAGGTAGAAGGGAAGAATCCGCAACTGATGGAAATGCCCGCTCGATCAACGCAGGTCAGGAGCCGGGTGGGATGCCGGAGGCACAGCCAGGAGGCTAG
- a CDS encoding DUF192 domain-containing protein: protein MCLAPHGKAALSWWARLRGLLFRPPLANDGSEALLISPCASIHTFGMSYPLDVVFLDRAGSVLGVRERIRPWRACMQKGARSVIEFHAGAVQRLSIRPGDVIEWR from the coding sequence GTGTGTTTGGCGCCGCATGGCAAGGCGGCTCTATCGTGGTGGGCGCGGCTGCGCGGCCTGCTGTTCCGACCACCGCTGGCAAACGACGGTAGCGAGGCGCTGTTGATTTCGCCATGCGCCAGCATCCATACCTTCGGCATGAGCTATCCGCTGGATGTGGTTTTCCTGGATCGTGCCGGCAGCGTACTTGGGGTGCGTGAACGGATCCGCCCCTGGCGTGCCTGCATGCAGAAGGGCGCACGCAGTGTCATCGAATTCCATGCCGGTGCCGTACAGCGGCTCTCGATCCGGCCCGGGGATGTCATCGAATGGAGATGA
- a CDS encoding type II secretion system F family protein: protein MIQLAFLALCVVAAFVMVIVGIRGLLNQVPQDERDYQDPLPFTLKMMWPLVTAATYVIGPRLKSSDLEKAHRTLQSAGQDYLISPEQLAGLRIVASGMVTMFFLLVVVLLKQLNFGTFFICVVFGLPLGWLYPSLWLGERRKTRQKRVIRDLPIFLDFITMSVEAGLNITGAIEQAVMKGPAGPLSQEFSRMLRDLSAGLPRSEALKRLADRMDIAQISSFTSALIQADRVGASLGDTLRAQSMQRREERFLRAEKLALEAPVKMMAPLIMFFFPLIFIVLAYFIYLKMVEDGIL, encoded by the coding sequence ATGATTCAGCTGGCATTTCTAGCATTGTGTGTTGTTGCCGCGTTCGTGATGGTGATCGTTGGTATACGCGGCCTTTTGAACCAGGTGCCGCAGGATGAGCGTGACTATCAGGATCCACTTCCGTTCACCCTGAAGATGATGTGGCCACTGGTGACCGCGGCCACCTATGTCATCGGACCGCGGTTGAAGTCTAGTGACCTGGAAAAGGCCCATCGCACTTTGCAGTCGGCCGGGCAGGACTATCTGATCTCGCCGGAACAACTCGCGGGGCTCCGTATCGTTGCCAGCGGGATGGTAACGATGTTCTTCCTTCTGGTTGTAGTACTGCTCAAGCAGCTCAACTTTGGAACCTTTTTCATTTGTGTCGTGTTTGGCTTGCCGCTGGGCTGGCTGTACCCGAGCCTGTGGCTGGGTGAGCGCCGCAAGACCCGGCAGAAGCGGGTGATCCGCGACCTGCCGATCTTCCTCGACTTCATCACCATGTCGGTTGAAGCCGGTCTCAACATCACAGGCGCGATCGAACAGGCGGTTATGAAAGGGCCGGCAGGACCCTTGTCGCAGGAATTCTCGCGCATGCTGCGGGACCTGAGTGCCGGCTTGCCACGTTCGGAGGCACTCAAGCGTCTGGCTGACCGGATGGATATTGCGCAGATATCCAGTTTCACCAGCGCGCTGATCCAGGCCGACCGTGTCGGTGCCAGCCTGGGCGACACATTGCGCGCGCAGTCGATGCAGCGACGCGAAGAGCGTTTCCTGCGGGCGGAGAAACTGGCGCTGGAGGCACCGGTGAAGATGATGGCGCCGCTGATCATGTTCTTCTTTCCGCTCATCTTCATCGTGCTGGCCTATTTCATCTACCTCAAGATGGTGGAGGACGGGATCCTTTGA
- a CDS encoding type II secretion system F family protein: protein MQVWLIAITAFAAVCLAGVYAIRAGDTFMGRYHEAFMEQARVNLADMFLFVDPKKLYTANIVMLVIVPLLLWMITGKLLIAIVAALALAIMPKKIYRWLRQRRINKIQEQLPDALMMLSGGMKAGLGFAPALESLVRDGYPPLAQELALVLREQHLGVKTEEALEHFAERVPVLDVKLFVSAVSISREVGGNLAESLKTLAETLRRRLIMENKVKALTSQGKLQGIVMAMLPVAIAGYLAMAYPSTMEPMFNTWMGYGVIAVCVILEYVGYKMCVKIMTIDI, encoded by the coding sequence ATGCAGGTCTGGCTGATCGCGATCACGGCTTTCGCAGCGGTATGCCTCGCGGGGGTGTACGCCATCCGGGCCGGTGACACCTTTATGGGGCGCTACCATGAGGCGTTCATGGAGCAGGCCCGGGTCAATCTCGCGGACATGTTCCTGTTCGTTGATCCGAAAAAGTTGTACACCGCCAATATCGTGATGCTCGTGATTGTGCCACTGCTGCTGTGGATGATCACCGGAAAATTGCTGATCGCAATCGTCGCTGCCTTGGCCCTGGCCATCATGCCCAAGAAGATATATCGCTGGTTGCGGCAGCGGCGGATCAACAAGATCCAAGAACAGCTTCCGGATGCGTTGATGATGCTGTCTGGCGGCATGAAGGCGGGGCTGGGCTTTGCTCCGGCATTGGAAAGCCTGGTGAGGGATGGGTATCCACCGCTTGCCCAGGAGTTGGCTCTGGTGCTGCGCGAGCAGCATCTCGGGGTCAAGACCGAGGAGGCGTTGGAGCACTTTGCCGAACGGGTGCCGGTACTCGACGTCAAATTGTTCGTGTCGGCGGTTTCGATTTCGCGCGAGGTGGGTGGCAACCTTGCCGAAAGCCTGAAAACACTGGCTGAAACACTACGGCGGCGCTTGATCATGGAGAACAAGGTCAAGGCGTTGACTTCGCAGGGCAAGCTGCAGGGAATCGTGATGGCAATGTTGCCGGTCGCGATCGCCGGCTACCTTGCCATGGCCTATCCCAGCACGATGGAGCCGATGTTCAACACCTGGATGGGCTACGGCGTCATCGCCGTGTGCGTGATCCTGGAGTACGTTGGCTACAAGATGTGCGTGAAGATCATGACGATCGATATATGA
- a CDS encoding ATPase, T2SS/T4P/T4SS family: protein MFNVVVEAPRSEPRKIRCLHNECGVGRGEENLVILQGWSIAKRHALIRAQDDGMFIESTGGRAQVRVNGNAIKERQGPISSSDIVEIGDYRLRIFSDSVNNGTVQHNDHAAPSADQLDPAPPTPVAAPVEPAATPTESAATEIATTADAPPDMVVWRGRVHASLVKQMDLRRVDVRSLSDAELREKTAALIEAVLDKEYADLPKAISRRMLAKQVLDEAIGLGPLENLIDDNSVTEIMVNAHDQIYIERSGRIEKSPVYFTNDRAVLSAIERIVAPLGRRIDESSPMVDARLKDGSRVNAIIPPIALRGPSISIRKFAKKKLDGRDLYGYGSINEGMLAFLETAVRERKNIVVTGGTGSGKTTLLNILSNFIPDRDRIVTIEDAAELKLVQPNLVALEARPPNLEGKGQVTIRDLVKNALRMRPDRIVVGECRGGETLDMLQAMNTGHEGSLTTAHANSPRDAISRIEVMVLMAGMELPMAVVREQIASAVDMIVHQRRFPCGSRKVTHITEVTGIESGTIQLQDIFHFRVRSHHGPDGKVMGTFEATGAIPEFMEELADRGVKIDLSIFRKPKEDF, encoded by the coding sequence ATGTTCAACGTCGTCGTAGAAGCACCGCGAAGCGAGCCGAGGAAGATCCGTTGCCTGCACAACGAGTGCGGGGTCGGCCGTGGCGAGGAAAATCTGGTGATTCTCCAAGGTTGGAGTATCGCCAAACGACATGCGTTGATCCGGGCCCAGGACGATGGCATGTTCATCGAGTCCACCGGGGGTCGGGCCCAGGTCCGTGTGAACGGCAATGCGATCAAGGAGCGCCAGGGGCCGATCAGCAGCAGCGATATCGTCGAGATCGGTGATTATCGCCTGCGGATCTTTTCCGACTCCGTCAACAACGGGACGGTGCAACACAACGACCACGCGGCGCCGTCCGCCGACCAGTTGGATCCAGCGCCGCCAACGCCTGTTGCCGCGCCGGTGGAGCCGGCAGCGACACCGACAGAGAGCGCGGCGACCGAAATCGCAACGACTGCCGATGCCCCGCCCGACATGGTGGTGTGGCGTGGGCGGGTACATGCGTCGCTGGTCAAGCAGATGGACCTGCGACGGGTGGATGTCCGCAGCCTGAGTGATGCCGAACTACGGGAAAAGACTGCTGCGCTGATCGAGGCAGTCCTGGACAAGGAGTATGCCGACCTCCCGAAGGCGATCAGCCGCCGCATGCTGGCCAAGCAGGTCCTGGATGAAGCCATCGGCCTCGGCCCGCTGGAAAATCTGATCGACGATAACAGCGTTACCGAGATCATGGTCAATGCCCACGACCAGATCTATATCGAACGCAGTGGTCGGATCGAGAAGTCTCCGGTCTATTTCACTAATGACCGGGCCGTGCTTTCGGCCATCGAGCGCATCGTCGCCCCGCTGGGACGCCGGATCGACGAAAGCTCGCCCATGGTCGATGCACGACTCAAGGATGGGTCGCGCGTCAACGCGATCATCCCGCCCATCGCGTTGCGCGGACCCAGCATCAGCATCCGAAAATTCGCCAAAAAGAAGCTGGACGGCCGCGATTTGTACGGCTACGGGTCAATCAACGAAGGAATGCTGGCATTCCTGGAGACGGCTGTACGCGAACGCAAGAACATCGTCGTGACCGGCGGTACCGGCTCGGGCAAGACCACGCTGCTGAATATCCTGTCCAACTTCATTCCCGACCGTGATCGCATCGTCACCATCGAGGACGCGGCCGAGCTCAAGCTCGTGCAGCCCAACCTGGTGGCTCTGGAAGCGCGCCCGCCGAACCTTGAAGGCAAGGGGCAGGTCACCATCCGCGATTTGGTAAAGAACGCGCTGCGTATGCGCCCGGACCGGATCGTGGTCGGCGAGTGTCGTGGTGGCGAAACGCTCGACATGCTGCAGGCGATGAACACCGGCCATGAAGGCTCGTTGACCACGGCCCATGCCAACTCGCCACGCGATGCGATCTCGCGCATCGAAGTGATGGTCCTGATGGCCGGAATGGAGCTCCCGATGGCGGTCGTTCGCGAGCAGATTGCCTCGGCGGTCGACATGATCGTGCACCAGCGCCGCTTCCCGTGCGGATCGCGCAAGGTGACCCATATCACGGAGGTCACCGGCATCGAAAGCGGCACCATCCAGTTGCAGGACATCTTCCATTTCAGGGTTCGCTCTCACCATGGTCCGGACGGCAAGGTTATGGGCACGTTCGAAGCAACGGGCGCGATTCCGGAATTCATGGAAGAGCTGGCCGACCGGGGCGTGAAGATCGATCTGTCGATATTCCGGAAGCCCAAGGAGGATTTCTAG
- a CDS encoding type II and III secretion system protein family protein has protein sequence MLAIAFTSAFMPFGQAQAQVATLPNKLELYGGQVKVYKSGRPFSRVAVGNGDLIEVTTIDKRQLVVIAGADKGGFTTLHLWYEDGDQRSINVNVSPVDTSSTSLVVRELLALEPNSKARVQDVGSSVVITGELTALEAERVGTIAKLYPNVVDLSTPDLVAMQPMVLMDVRIMEFKRDALRDLGIRWQESIDGPAGGAIKDFSSSFFRILPDKSSFLDIVDDLPARINPMATYFGIATSITSRINLLTETGNAYELASPQLSARSGGSAKFLAGGEVPILKPGAFGTTTVEFKEYGIKLDIEPFVNGNDEISTAVSTEVSKIDPSVTVQGVPGFLTRKTDTELNVRSGETIVISGLVDITGSKGFGGIPGLANIPILGRLFRSDEFRAGRTDLVIFVTPRIIHPDHPANIDAIQKSDRMLEDFKQTIGTDIFD, from the coding sequence ATGCTGGCCATCGCATTCACATCCGCCTTCATGCCTTTCGGGCAAGCCCAGGCACAGGTTGCGACGTTGCCGAACAAGCTTGAGCTGTACGGTGGTCAGGTCAAGGTCTACAAGAGCGGCCGGCCGTTTTCGCGGGTCGCCGTGGGCAACGGCGACCTGATCGAAGTGACTACCATCGACAAACGGCAGCTCGTTGTGATCGCAGGAGCCGATAAAGGTGGTTTCACCACATTGCACCTGTGGTACGAGGATGGTGACCAGCGTTCTATCAACGTCAATGTGAGCCCGGTTGATACCAGCAGCACGTCATTGGTTGTTCGCGAACTGCTGGCCCTCGAGCCGAATTCGAAAGCGCGCGTGCAGGATGTGGGGAGCAGCGTAGTGATCACCGGCGAGCTGACGGCGCTCGAGGCCGAGCGTGTCGGCACCATTGCCAAGCTGTATCCGAATGTCGTTGACCTGAGCACCCCGGATCTGGTTGCGATGCAGCCGATGGTGTTGATGGATGTGCGGATCATGGAGTTCAAGCGCGATGCCCTCCGCGACCTCGGCATCCGCTGGCAGGAAAGCATCGACGGTCCCGCAGGTGGCGCGATCAAGGATTTCTCAAGTTCCTTTTTCCGCATATTGCCCGACAAAAGCTCGTTTCTGGATATCGTCGATGACCTGCCGGCACGGATCAATCCGATGGCGACCTATTTCGGCATCGCCACCTCGATCACATCCAGGATCAACCTGCTGACCGAAACCGGCAATGCCTACGAACTGGCATCGCCACAGCTCAGCGCGCGCAGTGGAGGGAGCGCCAAATTCCTCGCCGGCGGCGAAGTTCCGATCCTGAAGCCTGGTGCCTTCGGTACGACCACGGTCGAATTCAAGGAATACGGCATCAAGCTGGACATCGAGCCGTTCGTTAATGGCAATGACGAAATCTCGACTGCAGTGTCTACCGAGGTCAGCAAGATTGATCCCTCGGTCACGGTGCAGGGCGTGCCCGGTTTCCTGACCCGCAAGACCGACACTGAGCTCAATGTACGTTCGGGTGAGACCATCGTGATCTCGGGTCTGGTCGATATCACAGGTTCCAAGGGCTTCGGCGGTATTCCGGGCTTGGCCAATATTCCGATCCTGGGCCGGCTGTTCCGCTCGGATGAATTCCGTGCCGGCCGCACCGACTTGGTGATCTTCGTGACCCCGAGGATCATTCATCCGGATCACCCAGCCAACATCGATGCCATCCAGAAGAGCGATCGGATGCTTGAGGATTTCAAGCAGACGATCGGCACGGATATCTTTGACTGA
- the cpaB gene encoding Flp pilus assembly protein CpaB, with translation MNKNVLFLGGAILLGIIAALLSVSYIQERVAEATAAVQVEVAETQVVVSRRNLDIGDTISESDMVTRNMPVDFVPADAVTTENYVGFIDRMVRSPIKQGTPLSASALVPAYDKFSHVIVPGKVGYTLSVNENNSISGMIAPGDRVDILLTYSGDKDFGGGKKSNQGDKVVPLLENITVLATGTRIGDVPEGMGDSAFSSVTLELAPNQAELLTAGQKTGDLRVLLRNYEDNTPFGLSGLSEKTLMSLFSSGGGDDVEYIIGGN, from the coding sequence TTGAACAAGAACGTCCTTTTCCTGGGAGGGGCGATTCTGCTGGGGATCATTGCGGCACTGCTGAGCGTCAGTTACATACAGGAGCGTGTCGCAGAGGCAACAGCGGCCGTGCAGGTTGAGGTGGCTGAAACGCAGGTCGTGGTTTCAAGGCGCAACCTTGATATCGGCGATACCATTTCGGAGTCCGATATGGTCACGCGCAACATGCCGGTGGACTTCGTCCCGGCGGATGCGGTGACGACCGAGAATTACGTCGGCTTCATTGATCGGATGGTGCGTTCACCGATCAAGCAGGGCACACCACTCAGTGCCAGCGCCCTGGTACCCGCGTACGACAAGTTCTCGCATGTAATCGTGCCGGGCAAGGTGGGTTACACCCTCTCGGTGAACGAGAACAACTCCATTTCGGGCATGATCGCGCCAGGCGACCGTGTCGATATTCTGCTCACCTACAGCGGCGACAAGGACTTTGGTGGCGGCAAGAAGAGCAACCAGGGGGACAAAGTGGTACCGCTGCTTGAGAACATTACGGTACTGGCGACCGGTACCCGCATAGGAGATGTGCCTGAAGGTATGGGTGACAGCGCGTTTTCGAGCGTCACCCTGGAACTTGCTCCGAACCAAGCCGAGTTGTTGACGGCAGGACAAAAGACGGGTGACTTGCGAGTGTTGCTGCGAAATTACGAGGACAACACGCCTTTTGGCTTGTCGGGGCTCTCCGAAAAGACATTGATGAGTCTGTTCAGTAGTGGCGGGGGCGATGATGTCGAGTACATCATCGGCGGTAATTGA
- a CDS encoding TadE family protein, giving the protein MGNAISFRQPALSGVKSPRLQHGQALTEMAILAVVLVPLFLLIPMLGKYSHTQQMAQQAVRAAAWEATVADSYHWDDSVESNAWRAQQLQKLIDRHYGDAAAPIRSQSSGAQGSDAVEDVMMNTFSGRPLLQRDGVELLPYKNESAGFSSKAIELLDKLPDFIPGDFPPGRDGLVSAELVVRPEDLKTADGAAAKYLEPFDNLGLEMRVKHVVLADTWNASGSGCLGGQCQDSVSAQRDRRRVRDQVKTLSLGSIFGPDSRIGGPIHKVKEALKPFENIPLLDVPLRIDPGYIEPDVVPRDRLQAYQP; this is encoded by the coding sequence ATGGGTAACGCGATATCTTTCCGCCAGCCTGCATTGAGTGGAGTGAAGTCACCAAGACTGCAGCATGGCCAAGCACTGACTGAAATGGCGATTCTTGCAGTAGTGCTGGTGCCGCTGTTCCTGCTGATCCCAATGCTTGGCAAGTACTCCCATACTCAGCAGATGGCCCAGCAGGCAGTGCGCGCGGCAGCCTGGGAAGCGACAGTTGCGGATTCGTACCACTGGGATGATTCAGTCGAAAGCAATGCTTGGCGTGCCCAACAACTCCAGAAGCTGATTGATCGCCATTACGGGGATGCGGCCGCTCCGATTCGCTCGCAGTCATCCGGTGCACAAGGGAGTGATGCGGTCGAAGATGTGATGATGAATACGTTTTCCGGACGGCCATTGCTCCAGCGTGATGGTGTCGAGCTGTTGCCGTACAAGAATGAATCTGCTGGCTTTTCCTCAAAGGCGATTGAGCTGCTGGACAAATTGCCTGACTTCATTCCGGGTGATTTTCCGCCAGGTCGGGATGGGTTGGTAAGTGCTGAGCTGGTAGTGCGCCCGGAGGATCTGAAAACTGCTGATGGCGCGGCTGCAAAGTATTTGGAGCCCTTTGACAACCTGGGTCTGGAGATGCGTGTGAAGCACGTGGTGTTGGCAGACACGTGGAATGCATCCGGTAGCGGATGTCTTGGCGGCCAGTGTCAGGACAGCGTTTCCGCTCAGAGGGATCGCAGGCGCGTACGTGATCAGGTGAAGACGTTGAGTCTGGGTTCGATATTTGGCCCGGATTCACGGATAGGGGGCCCGATCCACAAGGTAAAAGAAGCTCTTAAACCATTTGAAAATATACCGTTGCTGGACGTTCCTCTTCGAATTGATCCAGGCTACATAGAGCCCGATGTGGTCCCGCGAGACAGGTTGCAGGCGTATCAGCCATGA